Proteins from one Sabethes cyaneus chromosome 2, idSabCyanKW18_F2, whole genome shotgun sequence genomic window:
- the LOC128734169 gene encoding uncharacterized protein LOC128734169: MLSIGGPRSNSWCTFLLLVLVVICAISREGHASVFYSKHTLPIPIYRSYFDSVGEHKVMNNRYETNVIIQEDILVRKRCECIPRFMCRSPRNIIKLQNRDCHHREKVCCEI, from the exons ATGCTCTCGATTGGCGGACCCCGTTCTAACTCGTGGTGCACTTTTCTGCTGCTGGTGCTAGTGGTTATCTGTGCAATTTCCCGCGAAGGACACGCTTCGGTTTTCTACTCTAAACACACACTGCCGATACCGATCTACCGGTCGTACTTCGACTCAGTTGGAGAGCATAAAGTGATGAACAATCGCTATGAAACCAATGTTATAATCCAGGAGGATATTCTAGTGCGAAAGCGATGCGAGTGCATTCCACGGTTCATGTGTCGTTCGCCGCGGAACATCATAAAACTGCAAAA CCGAGACTGCCACCATCGCGAGAAAGTATGCTGCGAAATTTAG